The Paenibacillus sp. RUD330 genome has a segment encoding these proteins:
- a CDS encoding carbohydrate ABC transporter permease, whose protein sequence is MLQRTVHPVFKSIFYAFLVLWGISVIYPLFWTLTDSLKNNQQFYFNMPWSLPKFPLLWSNFEYVWTNYNFGKYFINSIAVTAGSTVLGLVLAAMTAYTLARYKFFGSKVLYTVYISSMMVPFALALIPLFFLVNDLGLANNRFGLILVYASNTLAFGIFVLIGFFRTLPKELEEAGAIDGAGYFGTFFRIMLPLSRSGIISVGIINVLEIWNEYIVGTILVIDPTKYTLPIGLAAMQVEMQYKTEWGPLFAGLLFTIVPVLVVYIMAQRHIVSGLVAGAVK, encoded by the coding sequence ATGCTGCAAAGAACCGTTCATCCGGTGTTCAAATCGATCTTCTATGCTTTCCTCGTCCTGTGGGGAATATCGGTCATCTATCCGCTGTTCTGGACGTTGACCGACTCTCTCAAGAACAACCAGCAGTTCTATTTCAACATGCCTTGGTCGCTGCCGAAGTTCCCGCTGCTGTGGTCGAACTTCGAATATGTATGGACCAACTACAACTTCGGCAAATACTTCATCAATTCCATCGCCGTCACGGCGGGCTCGACCGTGCTCGGGCTCGTTCTTGCGGCTATGACGGCGTACACGCTGGCCCGCTACAAGTTCTTCGGAAGCAAAGTGCTGTATACCGTCTATATTTCTTCCATGATGGTTCCGTTCGCGCTTGCTCTGATTCCGCTGTTCTTCCTCGTGAACGACCTCGGCCTCGCCAACAACCGTTTCGGGCTGATTCTCGTGTATGCGTCCAATACGCTCGCCTTCGGCATCTTCGTCCTGATCGGCTTCTTCCGGACTCTCCCCAAGGAGCTGGAGGAGGCAGGCGCCATCGACGGAGCCGGCTATTTCGGAACGTTCTTCCGCATCATGCTTCCGCTGTCGCGATCGGGCATCATCAGCGTCGGCATCATCAATGTGCTGGAGATATGGAACGAGTATATCGTCGGCACGATTCTCGTCATCGATCCAACGAAGTACACGCTGCCGATCGGACTCGCCGCCATGCAGGTCGAAATGCAGTACAAAACCGAATGGGGTCCGTTGTTCGCGGGGCTGCTGTTCACCATCGTGCCCGTTCTGGTCGTGTATATCATGGCGCAGCGCCATATCGTCTCCGGTCTGGTAGCTGGAGCGGTGAAATAA
- a CDS encoding recombinase family protein, with amino-acid sequence MFSAEYLKSLGIEFILNYNRKSRKDEELEKRTGEDTLMAMRELMDRILSPLGIPYEQRDEIGSGDKISTRPVFQGILRELQENKYQAIAVKEISRLGRGSYSDMGVIYDLIVDKRIFIMTTWRIYDPKNPDDLRQIRFDLFMSREEFESTRQRLTGGRFNKALDGCWMAGKPPFGYDLDTKTRRLVINPEQAFVVRYLYDLWVNGVPIEDKKADVRHRALATYLRQQGVKTSTGKTHWKTDILEKMLDNPVYIGIVIYRRTETLADGTVVERPMEEHVIVPYAHERIIDLNTWRKAQAKNNNTDYIPRVKTDVATYELTGLCVCQSCGAKMVRNAQLQKYQSRIEGKDTTYHQKEFLVCPNGCWRLKYQPVVEQLIETLHYFRDLTSEEVESVLVPILADKPAPKGINPIQDIEQYVARRSAELKTRMKFIREKYELGKYDDEEFEESRAEIRAEQEKLDRMVFSQEFETQKAKPTISIDQVRGSFDSALTAFNLAVDTQDKNQVLRSVFEKVYVERTEKGSGSRASKFVVYPVIKHDFIYSDLLML; translated from the coding sequence ATGTTTAGTGCTGAATATCTAAAGAGCCTCGGTATAGAGTTCATTCTCAACTACAATCGTAAATCCCGTAAGGATGAAGAACTAGAGAAACGAACTGGCGAAGACACGCTCATGGCAATGCGGGAACTCATGGATCGCATTTTGTCTCCTTTGGGGATTCCATATGAGCAACGAGATGAAATTGGGTCTGGCGATAAAATTTCCACTCGACCTGTGTTCCAGGGAATTCTTCGAGAGCTTCAAGAAAATAAATACCAAGCTATTGCTGTTAAAGAGATATCTAGGCTCGGGCGCGGATCTTACTCAGATATGGGTGTCATCTACGACTTAATCGTTGATAAAAGAATCTTCATCATGACAACTTGGCGAATTTACGATCCGAAAAACCCTGACGATTTGCGACAAATACGGTTTGACTTATTTATGTCCAGGGAAGAATTCGAGAGCACCCGCCAACGTTTAACTGGTGGTAGATTCAATAAAGCACTGGACGGGTGTTGGATGGCCGGCAAGCCTCCTTTTGGATATGACCTGGACACGAAGACACGCCGACTGGTAATCAACCCCGAACAAGCATTTGTCGTCCGATACCTGTATGACCTTTGGGTGAATGGTGTTCCCATCGAGGACAAAAAAGCAGACGTGAGGCATCGTGCATTGGCGACTTACCTCAGACAGCAAGGCGTAAAAACATCTACGGGAAAAACTCACTGGAAGACAGACATCCTGGAGAAGATGCTTGATAACCCCGTTTACATTGGTATCGTCATTTATCGTCGCACGGAAACCTTAGCTGATGGCACAGTCGTCGAACGTCCGATGGAAGAACATGTAATTGTTCCGTATGCTCATGAGCGCATCATTGATCTCAACACCTGGCGTAAAGCCCAGGCCAAAAACAACAATACCGATTACATCCCAAGAGTTAAGACGGACGTGGCCACCTATGAATTAACCGGCCTGTGCGTATGCCAGTCTTGTGGAGCAAAAATGGTCCGCAATGCTCAATTGCAAAAATACCAATCACGCATTGAAGGAAAAGACACTACTTACCACCAAAAGGAGTTCCTCGTCTGCCCTAATGGCTGCTGGCGGCTTAAATACCAACCCGTCGTCGAGCAGTTGATTGAAACCCTGCACTATTTCAGGGATCTCACTTCAGAAGAAGTCGAGAGCGTGCTTGTGCCTATACTCGCCGACAAGCCAGCTCCTAAAGGCATCAACCCAATCCAGGACATTGAACAGTATGTCGCTCGGAGATCAGCCGAGTTGAAGACCCGGATGAAGTTCATCCGCGAAAAGTATGAGTTAGGAAAATACGACGATGAAGAATTTGAAGAGAGCAGAGCGGAGATTCGAGCAGAACAAGAGAAATTGGACAGAATGGTTTTTTCGCAGGAGTTTGAAACACAGAAGGCAAAGCCCACGATATCCATTGATCAAGTTCGCGGCAGCTTTGATTCTGCTTTGACCGCATTCAACTTGGCCGTGGACACTCAGGATAAAAACCAGGTGCTGAGAAGCGTTTTTGAAAAGGTTTATGTTGAGCGCACGGAAAAGGGCAGCGGGAGCCGGGCTTCAAAATTCGTTGTTTATCCAGTAATCAAGCACGATTTCATCTATTCTGATCTTTTAATGTTATGA